Proteins co-encoded in one Arachis hypogaea cultivar Tifrunner chromosome 11, arahy.Tifrunner.gnm2.J5K5, whole genome shotgun sequence genomic window:
- the LOC112722749 gene encoding protein root UVB sensitive 6 — translation MAPINLNVKQSANSTTATIAASSPDILVRETLRISANLASSSPLLDTPPALTLPASQQSTVRFICCEEIDGRRWNYVADADAGGGFKKNSFRALTLHSPQAPLDGLMAFVRSYVVPEGFPDSVTPSYVPYMTWRALKHFFGGAMGVFTTQTLLSSVGVSRNRAAPGAVAINWILKDGAGRVGKMLFARQGKKFDYDLKQLRFAGDLLMELGAGVELATAAVPHLFLPLACAANVAKNVAAVTSTSTRTPIYKAFAKGENIGDVTAKGECVGNIADLLGTGLSIWIAKRNPSLVTTFSLLSCGYILSSYREVKSVVLHTLNCARFSVAVDSFIKTGRVPTLCEGNMNENIFSFPWKDRPVVLGSRVKDAFQDPSAYVAIEPLFDKEKYIVTYNPSKCKVYAVLKDQAKSDDILKAAFHAHVLLNFVNSSNESKVSSQNQRENINSNAMQRVSDLASCIADSCKIVTNTYGLFKNKANEQGWAMSESLLNPGRARLCQLDDR, via the exons TCAGCGCCAATTTGGCCTCCTCCTCCCCCCTCCTCGACACCCCGCCCGCCCTCACCCTTCCCGCCTCTCAACAATCCACCGTCAGATTCATCTGCTGCGAGGAGATCGATGGCCGCAGATGGAACTATGTCGCCGACGCCGACGCCGGAGGTGGATTCAAGAAGAATTCATTTCGCGCTCTCACTTTGCACTCTCCTCAAGCTCCTCTAGAt GGATTGATGGCATTCGTTAGATCGTATGTTGTTCCGGAAGGGTTCCCCGACAGTGTTACTCCTTCTTATGTTCCTTACATGACCTGGAGAGCTCTCAAG CACTTCTTTGGTGGAGCAATGGGAGTTTTCACAACTCAAACGCTTTTGAGTTCTGTTGGAGTTTCCAGAAATAGAGCTGCTCCTGGGGCTGTAGCTATCAATTGGATTCTCAAG GATGGCGCTGGTCGTGTTGGAAAGATGCTTTTTGCTCGGCAAGGAAAGAAATTCGATTATGATCTGAAACAG CTGCGGTTTGCAGGTGATCTTTTAATGGAATTGGGTGCTGGAGTGGAACTGGCAACTGCTGCGGTGCCACATCTATTTCTTCCTTTGGCTTGTGCTGCAAATGTAGCAAAG AATGTTGCTGCTGTGACGTCGACATCAACTCGGACGCCAATTTACAAAGCCTTTGCTAAAGGAGAAAACATAGGAGATGTCACTGCTAAAGGGGAATGTGTCGGCAATATTGCAGACCTG TTGGGAACTGGTTTAAGCATATGGATTGCCAAAAGGAATCCATCACTTGTGaccactttttctctcctttcGTGTGGATATATCCTTAGCTCTTATAGAGAG GTAAAATCTGTGGTTTTGCACACACTTAACTGTGCAAGATTCAGTGTGGCAGTCGACTCTTTCATCAAAACAG GACGAGTTCCCACTTTGTGCGAGGGCAATATGAATGAGAACATATTCAGTTTCCCATGGAAAGATAGGCCTGTTGTCCTCG GATCAAGAGTCAAGGATGCATTCCAAGATCCTAGTGCATATGTTGCTATTGAGCCCCTGTTTGAT AAGGAAAAGTACATTGTGACATACAACCCCTCAAAATGTAAGGTTTATGCTGTACTCAAGGATCAGGCGAAGTCGGATGACATTCTAAAAGCAGCATTCCAC GCTCATGTGCTTTTGAATTTCGTAAATTCATCTAATGAAAGTAAGGTCTCATCTCAGAATCAGAGGGAGAATATTAACTCAAATGCGATGCAGAGAGTTTCAGACCTTGCTTCTTGTATTGCTGATTCTTGCAAGATTGTGACAAATACTTATGGGCTTTTCAAGAATAAGGCTAATGAGCAG GGTTGGGCGATGTCAGAATCTCTTTTAAATCCAGGTCGAGCTAGGCTGTGTCAACTTGATGATAGATGA
- the LOC112722750 gene encoding zinc-finger homeodomain protein 4: MELSSQEGDIPIAVNTTANYGGNGHGAHINIHHTQNPSNGSSMHPLDNGPYNSKQEEEEEEEVVVPLVRYRECLKNHAAAMGGNATDGCGEFMPSGDHGTMEALTCSACRCHRNFHRKEIQGEPSAPPPPLLEYHHHHFNTATRHLAASRKFLHKNMHHHHHLGYPTAGGGNILPSRTVPPAQMIMPYNIGPMPSSEHSDEQDERVKKKRFRTKFSQEQKEKMLAFAEKVGWKIQKQEDSVVQNFCNEIGVKRRVLKVWMHNNKHNLAKKNLLIIPPSSST, encoded by the coding sequence ATGGAACTTTCGAGTCAAGAAGGAGATATACCAATCGCAGTAAACACCACCGCCAATTATGGTGGCAATGGCCATGGCGCCCACATCAACATTCACCACACCCAAAACCCTTCCAATGGCTCCTCTATGCACCCGCTCGACAATGGACCCTACAATAGCAagcaggaggaggaagaggaggaggaggtggtggtgccGCTCGTCAGGTACAGAGAGTGCCTCAAGAACCATGCCGCCGCCATGGGAGGAAATGCCACCGACGGTTGTGGCGAGTTCATGCCAAGCGGAGACCACGGCACCATGGAAGCCCTCACCTGCTCCGCCTGCCGCTGCCACAGAAACTTCCACCGAAAGGAAATCCAAGGCGAGCCTTCAGCCCCACCCCCGCCCTTGCTGGagtaccaccaccaccacttcaACACCGCCACCAGGCACCTCGCCGCTTCTAGAAAGTTCCTTCACAAGAACatgcaccatcatcatcatctcgGTTACCCTACTGCTGGCGGCGGTAACATCCTTCCGTCGAGAACGGTGCCCCCGGCGCAGATGATAATGCCCTACAACATAGGCCCCATGCCGTCGTCGGAGCACTCGGACGAGCAGGACGAGCGGGTGAAGAAGAAGCGGTTCAGGACAAAGTTCAGCCAGGAGCAGAAGGAGAAGATGCTGGCTTTTGCGGAGAAGGTTGGTTGGAAGATTCAGAAGCAAGAAGACTCGGTTGTTCAGAACTTCTGCAACGAGATTGGAGTCAAACGCAGAGTCCTCAAGGTTTGGATGCATAACAATAAACACAACCTCGCTAAAAAAAACCTTCTCATCATTCCCCCATCCTCTTCTACTTAA
- the LOC112721870 gene encoding F-box/kelch-repeat protein At3g23880, whose product MEKKKQRSRGCRGAELGLATVHILDLPIHLLSEIIARLPASSVIRCASVCTSFRALVSDPRFRSLYVSRAPTSFLLLSRNSRLLCLHSWGSASFLIPHSSSSLASLKPAPDTKRNRNRNRDRNVSCPRSKSTTSSIFSAVDLKKDVDLVLVNSSEGLVCLRGSGCVYYVCNPLLGEILELPPPPTTTTSCIGFSSFGYDPHSNRYKILQFAAHSVAELYSVGDKAWTTIRSAFALATPRPNASFHHSLNGSLHWLAQPTNTHLCQLICSFDLHTNEFKWVPPPSYFDAQYIHSLSGITLGVLKGCLCLCFVVPGAARFETWFMRDYGVQRSWSLSFYIDINSYCGLRIPDLHRPIAFADNGDMWLKDDSASDSYSLVSYSPQTGSFKLIHTPKISAFAIESEHPAHCQWALLCYMVDNAKFDVEYLIIVVYSLNFGAVDSSSVFCQTLDLVFKH is encoded by the exons ATGGAAAAGAAGAAACAGAGGAGTCGGGGTTGCAGAGGGGCAGAGTTAGGGTTAGCCACCGTACACATATTGGACCTTCCAATTCACTTGCTCTCTGAGATCATCGCAAGGCTGCCAGCCTCCTCCGTCATCCGCTGCGCCTCCGTCTGCACCTCCTTCAGAGCCCTCGTCTCCGATCCCCGCTTCCGTTCCCTTTATGTCTCCCGTGCACCCACCTCCTTTCTCCTCCTCTCGCGTAACAGCCGCCTCCTCTGCCTCCACTCGTGGGGCAGCGCCTCCTTCCTCATCCCTCACTCCTCCTCCTCCCTCGCCTCCTTAAAACCTGCACCCGATACAAAGCGCAATCGCAATCGCAATCGCGATCGTAACGTTAGCTGTCCAAGGTCAAAGTCAACGACAAGTTCAATATTCAGTGCAGTGGATTTGAAGAAAGACGTGGATTTAGTTTTAGTGAACTCGAGCGAGGGGCTGGTGTGCTTGCGTGGCAGTGGGTGTGTTTATTATGTGTGCAATCCTCTGTTGGGGGAGATTCTGGAGCTTCCTCCTCCTCCCACAACCACAACCTCATGTATTGGTTTCTCTTCATTTGGTTACGATCCCCACAGCAACCGCTACAAAATCCTTCAATTTGCCGCCCATAGCGTGGCTGAATTATACAGTGTGGGGGACAAGGCCTGGACCACAATTCGGAGTGCTTTTGCCCTTGCGACTCCGAGGCCCAACGCCTCCTTTCACCACTCACTCAACGGTTCTCTTCATTGGCTCGCTCAACCCACCAATACCCACCTTTGTCAGTTGATATGCTCCTTTGACCTCCACACCAATGAGTTCAAATGGGTACCGCCCCCCTCCTACTTCGATGCCCAGTATATCCACAGCCTCTCTGGCATCACTCTCGGGGTTCTCAAAGGTTGCCTCTGCCTCTGCTTTGTTGTCCCTGGAGCCGCCAGATTCGAGACGTGGTTCATGCGAGACTACGGCGTGCAGCGCTCTTGGAGCCTTTCATTCTACATTGATATCAACTCTTATTGTGGCTTGAGGATCCCGGACCTCCACCGACCTATTGCCTTCGCTGATAATGGTGATATGTGGCTCAAGGATGACTCTGCTTCTGATTCATACTCTCTAGTTTCATATTCCCCACAGACTGGTTCCTTCAAACTCATTCATACTCCCAAG ATTTCTGCCTTTGCTATAGAATCTGAACATCCGGCTCACTGCCAATGGGCACTACTCTGCTACATGGTAGATAATGCCAAATTTGACGTGGAGTATCTAATTATTGTAGTGTATAGCTTAAACTTTGGAGCCGTAGACAGTTCTTCTGTGTTCTGTCAAACACTTGATTTGGTTTTTAAGCACTAG